Proteins encoded together in one Gemmatimonadaceae bacterium window:
- a CDS encoding carboxymuconolactone decarboxylase family protein: MTAPTPPAVKLRALDNATRGLVELAAAIAADGEMALRNAMARAAAARIDPDWVEELILQSHLFSGFPRALNAAREWRRASGRHAPNGDPDADPAPARVRAWYARGESTCATVYGDTYERLRANIRELHPALDTWMIVDGYGKVLGRPQLDLRRRELCIVAVCAVGEHDRQLHAHLRGALNAGASADEISDVLDIVAPRLRDETNRRFRLLWDRVHAA, encoded by the coding sequence ATGACGGCCCCGACACCGCCGGCGGTTAAACTGCGCGCACTCGACAACGCCACGCGCGGGCTGGTCGAGCTCGCGGCGGCCATCGCGGCGGACGGCGAGATGGCGCTGCGCAACGCCATGGCGCGGGCTGCGGCGGCCCGCATCGATCCTGACTGGGTGGAGGAGCTCATTCTGCAATCGCACTTGTTCAGCGGATTTCCGCGGGCGTTGAACGCCGCGCGCGAGTGGCGCCGCGCGTCGGGCCGGCACGCGCCTAACGGTGACCCGGATGCCGATCCCGCGCCGGCACGCGTCCGCGCCTGGTACGCGCGCGGAGAATCCACCTGCGCGACGGTGTACGGCGACACGTACGAGCGCCTGCGCGCCAACATTCGCGAGCTCCACCCGGCCCTCGATACCTGGATGATCGTCGACGGCTACGGCAAGGTCCTCGGCCGCCCCCAGCTCGATTTGCGAAGGCGCGAGCTGTGCATCGTCGCCGTTTGCGCGGTGGGCGAGCACGACCGCCAGCTCCACGCGCACTTGCGCGGCGCGCTGAACGCCGGCGCGTCCGCCGATGAGATCAGTGACGTGCTCGACATCGTCGCGCCGCGTCTGCGCGACGAAACGAATCGCCGTTTTCGCTTGCTCTGGGATCGGGTGCACGCCGCATGA
- a CDS encoding dienelactone hydrolase family protein: protein MTGIAVLAGTACTMQRRVPQSSSFAAGDHMAGMTAADMAAPRIVRRSDAQGVPGLPPSASTAKARIDASPRHGEWVKIPWEPGSKDSLMAWIVYPETSRPHTPVVVIVHEIFGLQTWIRGVADQVAADGFIAIAPDLLSRVRGGASADELPADSAVKLIRGVAPAERNMGITAAARYAMSQPSAEHKYAVMGFCWGGYTTWGYATNEGTSGFSGGIAYYGLPYMDNAVPNVDSLKKINVPMMLLSGSKDARIGAAMPAVDSMMHALHKEYFGKNYEGAIHGFARAQDDPKAQRDPAEEQANLAAIKDAWPRTVAFLKKHLGM from the coding sequence GTGACTGGAATTGCCGTCCTCGCGGGGACGGCGTGCACCATGCAGCGGCGCGTGCCGCAGTCGTCGTCATTTGCCGCCGGCGATCACATGGCCGGCATGACGGCGGCCGACATGGCGGCGCCGCGAATCGTTAGGCGAAGCGACGCGCAGGGCGTTCCGGGACTGCCGCCGAGCGCGAGCACGGCCAAGGCGCGCATCGATGCGAGCCCGCGTCATGGCGAGTGGGTCAAGATTCCCTGGGAGCCCGGGTCGAAGGACTCGCTCATGGCGTGGATCGTGTACCCGGAAACGTCGCGGCCGCACACGCCGGTCGTCGTGATCGTGCACGAGATCTTCGGGCTTCAGACGTGGATTCGCGGGGTGGCCGACCAGGTGGCGGCCGACGGATTCATCGCGATCGCGCCGGATCTGCTCTCGCGCGTGCGCGGCGGCGCGTCAGCCGATGAGCTGCCGGCCGATTCGGCGGTGAAGCTCATTCGCGGTGTTGCGCCGGCCGAGCGGAACATGGGGATCACAGCGGCGGCGCGGTACGCCATGTCGCAGCCGTCGGCCGAGCACAAGTACGCGGTGATGGGATTCTGCTGGGGCGGGTACACCACGTGGGGCTATGCGACCAACGAGGGCACGTCGGGCTTCTCGGGCGGGATCGCCTACTACGGGCTGCCGTACATGGACAACGCGGTGCCTAACGTCGATTCGCTGAAGAAGATCAACGTGCCGATGATGCTGTTGAGCGGGTCGAAGGATGCGCGGATCGGCGCGGCGATGCCGGCGGTGGACTCGATGATGCACGCCCTGCACAAAGAGTATTTCGGGAAGAACTACGAGGGCGCGATTCACGGCTTCGCGCGTGCGCAGGATGACCCCAAGGCGCAACGCGACCCGGCTGAAGAGCAGGCGAATCTGGCGGCGATCAAGGATGCGTGGCCGCGGACGGTCGCGTTCCTGAAGAAGCACCTCGGCATGTAG
- the hrcA gene encoding heat-inducible transcriptional repressor HrcA — MTLAQLTDRERRVLAAVIRSYVETAEPAGSRLISRRYMLDLSPATIRNTMSDLEDKGFLFHPHTSAGRVPTDMAYRTYVDSLMHFAPLEPGARDALIEQLSGGGTAIDAILRRAAQVLGVLTQELGIALGPRLDEARLERLELIKVSSERLLLVLRLTGGAARSIFVEVPGEIAEKAMAEVTEVLNERLAGCTWRELRSTLSERLRDQRAGSDAGELINIFIQEAEQMLDTSRAFGDPQVLLGQTSVLAEQPEFATGDNLRKLLALTDRPEALGALLQRQNTAPGISITIGTEHADARLSGLTVVTAEYHAGALAGVIGVIGPTRMPYEKVVSLVTHTSRLISDLLD, encoded by the coding sequence ATGACGCTCGCACAGCTTACGGATCGGGAGCGCCGCGTGTTGGCGGCGGTCATCCGCTCCTACGTCGAGACAGCCGAGCCTGCCGGATCGCGGTTGATTTCGCGGCGGTACATGCTCGACTTGTCGCCGGCGACGATCCGCAACACGATGAGCGATCTCGAGGACAAGGGTTTTCTCTTCCATCCGCATACGTCGGCGGGTCGCGTGCCCACGGACATGGCGTACCGGACGTACGTGGACAGCCTCATGCACTTCGCGCCGCTCGAGCCAGGGGCGCGGGATGCGCTGATCGAGCAGCTCTCCGGCGGCGGCACGGCCATCGACGCGATTCTGCGCCGGGCGGCGCAGGTGCTGGGCGTGTTGACGCAGGAGCTGGGGATTGCGTTAGGCCCGCGCCTCGATGAAGCGCGCCTCGAGCGGCTGGAGCTGATCAAGGTGAGCTCGGAACGGTTGCTGCTCGTGCTCCGCCTAACGGGCGGCGCCGCGCGCAGCATCTTCGTCGAGGTGCCGGGCGAGATCGCCGAGAAAGCCATGGCCGAAGTGACGGAGGTGTTGAACGAGCGCCTCGCCGGCTGCACCTGGCGCGAGCTGCGGTCCACGCTCTCCGAGCGGCTGCGCGACCAGCGCGCCGGATCCGACGCGGGCGAGTTGATCAACATCTTCATCCAGGAAGCCGAGCAGATGCTGGACACGAGCCGCGCGTTCGGCGACCCGCAGGTGCTCCTGGGCCAGACGTCCGTGCTCGCCGAGCAGCCGGAGTTCGCCACCGGCGACAATCTGCGCAAGCTGCTGGCGCTCACCGACCGCCCGGAAGCGTTAGGCGCGTTGCTCCAGCGGCAGAATACGGCGCCCGGCATCTCCATCACCATCGGCACCGAGCACGCGGACGCGCGCTTGTCCGGCCTCACGGTGGTCACCGCCGAGTATCACGCGGGCGCGCTGGCGGGCGTGATCGGCGTGATCGGACCCACGCGAATGCCCTACGAGAAAGTCGTCTCGCTGGTGACGCACACCTCGCGGCTCATCAGCGACCTGCTCGATTGA
- the rfaE1 gene encoding D-glycero-beta-D-manno-heptose-7-phosphate kinase, which yields MSPRDTVAPAASSLSRDRLDLLLAAARRVRVAILGDAMLDVYLHGDVERISPEAPVPVVRVRERRSALGGAANVAHNVVALGAQADLVCVVGRDASAAELRRMLGAIGADGPSLVDVDRATTTKTRVLARVQQVVRVDEEDDADLPGGDAERVVAAARRAIDRADALVLEDYNKGVLLPRLIEDVIAHARQRGIPVVVDPKYRNFFSYRGATVFKPNRRELEAALGAAVDLEHPRALPSALERLGVEHLLLTLGERGMVLAGRDGTLHRIPATAREVYDVVGAGDTVTAYLAAMLAAGASPQEAAEVANLAAGVEVGKLGAASVSAAEVREAAATRDDAAGARTGA from the coding sequence ATGTCACCGAGGGACACTGTTGCGCCGGCCGCATCGTCGCTCAGCCGCGACCGACTCGATCTGCTGCTGGCGGCGGCCCGCCGCGTGCGCGTGGCGATCCTCGGCGACGCGATGCTCGACGTGTATCTGCACGGCGACGTCGAGCGCATCTCGCCCGAGGCGCCGGTGCCGGTGGTCCGCGTGCGGGAGCGGCGGTCGGCGTTGGGCGGCGCGGCCAACGTCGCGCACAACGTGGTTGCGTTAGGCGCGCAGGCGGACCTCGTGTGCGTCGTCGGCCGCGACGCGAGCGCCGCCGAGCTCCGCCGGATGCTCGGCGCCATCGGCGCCGATGGACCGTCGCTGGTGGATGTGGACCGGGCCACCACCACCAAGACGCGCGTCCTCGCCCGCGTGCAGCAAGTGGTGCGGGTGGACGAAGAAGACGACGCGGACCTCCCCGGCGGCGACGCCGAGCGCGTGGTGGCCGCCGCGCGCCGCGCGATCGACCGCGCCGACGCGCTGGTGCTCGAGGATTACAACAAGGGCGTCCTGCTTCCCCGGCTCATCGAGGACGTCATCGCGCACGCGCGGCAGCGCGGGATTCCCGTCGTCGTCGACCCCAAGTACCGCAATTTCTTCTCGTATCGCGGGGCGACCGTGTTCAAGCCCAACCGGCGCGAGCTCGAGGCAGCGTTAGGCGCGGCGGTGGACCTCGAGCATCCGCGGGCCCTGCCGTCGGCCCTCGAGCGGCTGGGCGTAGAGCATCTCCTGCTCACGTTGGGCGAGCGCGGCATGGTCCTGGCCGGCCGCGATGGCACGCTGCACCGGATTCCGGCCACCGCGCGCGAAGTCTACGACGTCGTCGGCGCCGGCGACACCGTGACCGCGTACCTGGCGGCGATGCTCGCGGCCGGCGCGTCGCCCCAGGAAGCGGCCGAGGTGGCGAACCTGGCCGCCGGCGTGGAGGTGGGAAAGTTAGGCGCAGCGTCCGTGAGCGCCGCCGAAGTCCGCGAGGCCGCCGCCACCCGCGACGACGCCGCGGGCGCCCGCACCGGCGCCTGA
- the dprA gene encoding DNA-processing protein DprA, translated as MRRCGPACSSSAPPPPPERATPRYHDLDARRQALALSLLPRVGVATYHELVARFGSAPEAFDATGTATERDAALRTADESLAAAERARARLILAGDEEYPPALFDLDHVGAPNQPLSPPLLWAIGKTSLLASTVVAIVGTRRATLYGERATADIAFALARAGATIVSGMARGIDAAGHRAALRCPSGATIAVLGTGVDVAYPVSHCALHERIADTGLVLSEELPGDRANGGSFPKRNRIIAALASVTIVCEAPERSGALITARYATDLGRTVAAVPGRIDSPQSQGSNRLLRDGACVIADVDDALCLIHAAPSDRAEPSFDDPSERAVWNALALGPADIDTLTARAQLAPRACLAAVTSLELRGAIDCALDGAIRRR; from the coding sequence TTGCGGCGCTGTGGACCCGCCTGCTCGAGCTCCGCACCGCCGCCACCGCCCGAGCGAGCGACGCCGCGCTACCATGACCTCGACGCGCGGCGCCAAGCGCTCGCGCTCTCTCTCCTGCCGCGCGTCGGAGTCGCCACCTATCACGAGCTCGTTGCACGATTTGGGTCCGCTCCCGAAGCATTCGATGCGACCGGTACCGCGACCGAGCGCGACGCCGCCTTACGAACAGCCGATGAGTCGCTCGCGGCCGCCGAGCGCGCCCGGGCGCGCCTCATCCTCGCGGGCGACGAGGAGTATCCGCCCGCGCTGTTCGACCTCGACCACGTCGGCGCGCCTAACCAGCCGCTCTCGCCGCCGCTCCTCTGGGCCATCGGGAAAACGAGCCTCCTGGCCTCCACCGTCGTTGCCATCGTCGGCACGAGGCGCGCAACCCTGTACGGCGAGCGCGCCACGGCCGACATCGCGTTCGCCCTGGCCCGCGCCGGTGCGACCATCGTCAGCGGCATGGCTCGCGGCATCGATGCGGCCGGCCACCGCGCAGCGCTGCGCTGCCCATCCGGTGCGACCATCGCCGTGCTCGGCACCGGCGTCGATGTGGCGTATCCGGTATCGCACTGCGCGCTGCACGAACGCATTGCGGACACGGGCCTCGTCCTCTCCGAAGAGCTGCCGGGAGACCGTGCGAACGGAGGTTCCTTTCCGAAGCGCAATCGCATCATCGCGGCGCTCGCATCCGTCACCATCGTGTGCGAAGCCCCGGAGCGAAGCGGCGCCCTCATCACCGCGCGCTATGCCACTGATCTCGGACGCACGGTTGCCGCGGTCCCCGGTCGCATCGATTCGCCTCAGAGCCAGGGGTCAAATCGCTTGCTGCGCGATGGTGCATGCGTGATTGCTGATGTCGACGACGCGCTCTGTCTCATCCATGCCGCGCCATCCGACCGCGCCGAACCGTCCTTCGACGATCCCAGTGAACGCGCCGTGTGGAACGCGCTGGCGCTCGGGCCCGCCGACATCGACACGCTCACGGCCCGCGCTCAGCTCGCGCCACGGGCGTGTCTCGCCGCCGTCACATCCCTCGAGCTCCGCGGCGCCATCGATTGCGCGCTCGATGGAGCGATCCGCCGTCGATGA
- a CDS encoding DMT family transporter: protein MLLVLLAAIIGISMAAPLVRLSHAPPLVIATWRLFFSVVVVAAILVPRRGWIQWKRLDRRGVALALGAGAMLALHFWSWTASVDMTSIAASVVLVNIQPVIVALISVVWLREAPTGRQWLGIALAMAGACIVAWGDARFAASAQGTRALLGDALALGGGVAAALYYLVGRRLRRTLDLWPYVALVYGACLVVLLGICALTRAPVLPQPRREFAIFVALAAGPMLLGHTGLNWALKYLPAYVVNVTALGEPVGATLIAALVPSIREVPSTFTLVGGTCVLGGVLLALARTANVPQQTAVRDAV from the coding sequence ATGCTGCTCGTCCTCCTGGCGGCAATCATCGGGATCTCGATGGCGGCACCGCTCGTGCGCTTGTCGCACGCCCCGCCGCTCGTCATCGCCACGTGGCGCCTCTTTTTTTCGGTGGTCGTCGTCGCGGCGATCCTCGTGCCGCGCCGTGGCTGGATCCAATGGAAGCGCCTCGACCGCCGCGGCGTCGCGCTCGCGCTCGGCGCCGGTGCCATGCTCGCGCTGCACTTCTGGAGCTGGACCGCATCGGTGGACATGACGTCGATCGCCGCGTCGGTGGTGCTGGTCAACATCCAACCCGTGATCGTCGCGCTCATTTCGGTGGTGTGGCTGCGCGAGGCGCCCACCGGCCGGCAATGGTTGGGCATCGCGCTCGCGATGGCCGGTGCATGCATCGTCGCATGGGGCGATGCGCGGTTCGCGGCGTCGGCGCAGGGCACGCGCGCCCTGTTGGGCGACGCGCTGGCGCTCGGCGGCGGAGTGGCCGCGGCGCTCTACTATCTCGTTGGGCGGCGGCTCCGCCGGACGCTCGACCTCTGGCCGTACGTCGCGCTCGTGTACGGCGCGTGCCTCGTCGTGTTGTTAGGCATTTGCGCTCTCACGCGCGCGCCGGTTCTCCCGCAGCCGCGCCGCGAGTTCGCGATCTTCGTTGCGCTCGCGGCCGGTCCGATGCTCCTCGGACACACCGGCCTCAACTGGGCGCTCAAGTACCTGCCCGCGTACGTGGTGAACGTGACGGCGCTCGGCGAACCCGTCGGCGCGACGCTCATCGCGGCGCTCGTCCCCAGTATTCGCGAAGTGCCGTCGACGTTCACGCTCGTCGGCGGCACGTGCGTGTTGGGCGGCGTGCTCCTCGCGCTGGCCCGCACGGCGAACGTCCCCCAGCAGACGGCGGTTCGTGATGCAGTTTGA
- a CDS encoding asparaginase: MQFDLDVVATRGDLVESRHRVHAVVVDASNRVVCESGDIDLVTVWRSCAKPFQVIPLLESKAFDGLGWGDDALALACASHGGEPEHVELARRMLDAVGLEEGDLACGPHDPLTRRGARLLQQSGDAPTRLHNNCSGKHAAMLAHARRAGWPTLGYETPCHPVQQAALQEIAAWTGVQADRIGQVVDGCGVVAFGLPLRAMALAFARLGDAAHRGVDVPQRIVHAMTTRPFLVGGTDRFDTVLMEETDGAVLSKVGAEGVHCVAIPAAGLGVAIKVEDGASRAQHPAVLRALQHLGALPDTLPPRLYGFLTTPIINTRGATVGDVHPAA; this comes from the coding sequence ATGCAGTTTGATTTGGATGTCGTCGCCACCCGCGGCGACCTGGTGGAATCGCGCCACCGCGTGCACGCGGTGGTCGTCGACGCGTCGAATCGCGTCGTGTGCGAAAGCGGCGACATCGATCTCGTGACGGTGTGGCGATCCTGCGCGAAACCGTTCCAGGTGATTCCACTGCTCGAGTCGAAGGCGTTCGACGGCCTCGGATGGGGCGACGATGCGCTCGCCCTCGCGTGCGCGTCACACGGCGGGGAACCGGAGCACGTGGAGCTCGCGCGCCGCATGCTCGACGCCGTCGGCCTCGAGGAGGGCGACCTCGCCTGCGGGCCGCACGACCCGCTCACGCGCCGCGGCGCGCGCCTGCTGCAGCAATCGGGAGATGCGCCCACGCGGCTGCACAACAACTGCTCGGGCAAACACGCCGCCATGCTCGCGCACGCGCGCCGCGCGGGATGGCCGACGTTAGGCTACGAGACGCCGTGCCACCCCGTGCAGCAGGCGGCGCTGCAGGAAATCGCCGCCTGGACTGGCGTCCAGGCCGACCGCATCGGGCAGGTCGTGGATGGGTGCGGCGTCGTCGCGTTCGGCTTGCCGCTGCGGGCGATGGCGCTCGCGTTCGCCCGGTTAGGCGACGCGGCGCACCGCGGCGTGGACGTGCCGCAGCGCATCGTGCACGCCATGACGACGCGCCCGTTCCTCGTCGGCGGCACCGACCGCTTCGATACCGTGCTCATGGAAGAGACCGACGGCGCGGTGCTGTCCAAAGTCGGCGCGGAAGGCGTGCACTGTGTGGCCATTCCCGCGGCGGGCCTCGGCGTCGCGATCAAGGTGGAGGATGGCGCGTCGCGGGCACAGCACCCCGCCGTGCTGCGGGCGCTCCAGCATCTGGGCGCGCTGCCAGACACGCTGCCGCCGCGCCTGTACGGATTTCTCACGACGCCGATCATCAACACCCGCGGCGCGACCGTCGGCGACGTGCATCCCGCGGCGTGA
- the hemW gene encoding radical SAM family heme chaperone HemW: MVRTPSPLSELAPTPAPNALPRHVYVHVPFCRRRCTYCDFAIAVRRSVPVADFIDSLAREIDLRYPDRAPRAIDTLYFGGGTPSLLGGDGVARLLDRLRARFAFDDGAELTLEANPDDVSAESARAWRAAGINRLSIGAQSFDARVLVWMHRSHDAAQIARAVWAARAAGIENLSLDLIFALPSSLDRDWRDDLRRALELEPAHLSLYGLTIEPATPLARWRDRQLMHEAPDDMYERDFLLADETLGAAGFEHYEVSNYARPGRRARHNSSYWRHLAYDGFGPSAHSFDTVRRRWNARELAAWSRLIAAGGDPVEDHEVLTADNRNTERIYLGLRTNHGVEIAPPALAADDAMLDRWVAAGWAMREGSRLRLTPRGWLRLDTLATDLTALSSHS, encoded by the coding sequence GTGGTCCGCACGCCGTCTCCGCTGTCGGAACTCGCCCCGACGCCCGCGCCCAACGCGCTTCCCAGACACGTCTACGTGCACGTCCCGTTCTGCCGGCGGCGGTGCACGTACTGCGACTTCGCGATCGCAGTGCGCCGGAGCGTCCCCGTCGCCGATTTCATCGACTCGCTCGCGCGCGAGATCGACCTGCGCTACCCCGACCGTGCGCCGCGCGCGATCGATACGCTCTACTTCGGCGGCGGCACGCCGTCTCTGTTAGGCGGCGACGGCGTGGCCCGCTTGCTGGATCGCCTGCGCGCGCGCTTCGCCTTCGACGACGGCGCCGAGCTGACGCTCGAGGCGAATCCGGACGACGTGAGCGCAGAATCCGCCCGCGCCTGGCGCGCCGCGGGGATCAATCGATTGTCGATCGGAGCACAATCGTTCGATGCCCGCGTACTGGTTTGGATGCACCGCAGCCACGATGCGGCACAGATCGCTCGCGCCGTATGGGCCGCGCGCGCCGCGGGGATCGAGAACCTGTCGCTCGATCTCATTTTTGCGCTGCCCTCATCGCTCGACCGCGATTGGCGGGATGACCTACGTCGCGCGCTCGAGCTCGAACCGGCACACCTCTCGCTTTACGGTCTCACGATCGAGCCCGCGACGCCTTTGGCGCGCTGGCGCGATCGTCAACTCATGCACGAGGCGCCTGACGACATGTACGAACGGGACTTTCTGCTGGCTGATGAGACCCTGGGCGCAGCCGGCTTCGAGCACTACGAGGTCTCCAACTACGCTCGACCCGGGCGCCGTGCGCGCCACAACTCGAGCTACTGGCGGCATCTCGCCTACGATGGGTTCGGCCCGAGCGCACACTCGTTCGATACCGTGCGCCGCCGTTGGAACGCGCGCGAGCTGGCCGCGTGGTCCCGGCTCATAGCAGCGGGCGGTGACCCGGTAGAGGATCACGAGGTCCTCACCGCAGACAACCGCAACACGGAACGCATCTACCTCGGCCTGCGTACCAACCATGGTGTGGAGATCGCACCGCCGGCTCTGGCAGCCGACGATGCAATGCTCGATCGTTGGGTCGCGGCTGGCTGGGCAATGCGAGAAGGGTCGAGGCTTCGTCTGACGCCGCGGGGCTGGCTTCGGCTCGATACGCTGGCAACCGACTTGACCGCACTGTCAAGTCATTCGTAA
- the obgE gene encoding GTPase ObgE, translated as MSPFIDRVDIEIEAGTGGSGCVSFRREHRVPMGGPDGGDGGRGGNVLLRGDSNLATLLDYTYRTRFAADRGEHGMGANKTGRSGDDIVLPVPLGTVVRDLDTQEWLGEVTEDGQTLLVARGGRGGRGNSFFVTSTHQAPRDWQVGEEGQHRRIELELKLIADVGLVGQPNAGKSTLLSVISAAHPKIADYPFTTLSPNLGVVQLSDHRTFVVADIPGIIEGAHEGRGLGLTFLRHIERTRLLAFLIPVDTLDWQADYDGLRREIASYSAELASKPHCVVFTKMDLLGELEAPPISAPDAFGVFAISAAARLGLDTLLAALWTRLLELRTAATARASDAALP; from the coding sequence ATGAGCCCATTCATCGATCGCGTCGACATCGAGATCGAGGCCGGCACGGGCGGCTCCGGGTGTGTGTCGTTCCGTCGCGAGCACCGCGTGCCCATGGGCGGCCCCGACGGCGGCGACGGCGGGCGCGGCGGCAATGTGCTCCTGCGGGGGGACAGCAATCTCGCCACCTTGCTCGACTACACATATCGCACCCGGTTCGCCGCCGATCGCGGCGAACACGGTATGGGCGCGAACAAAACGGGCCGCTCGGGCGACGATATCGTCCTGCCCGTGCCGTTGGGCACGGTCGTGCGCGATCTCGACACGCAGGAATGGCTCGGCGAGGTGACTGAAGACGGGCAGACGCTGCTCGTCGCGCGCGGTGGCCGCGGCGGACGAGGCAATTCGTTCTTCGTGACGTCCACGCACCAGGCGCCGCGCGATTGGCAGGTCGGCGAGGAAGGGCAACATCGCCGGATCGAGCTCGAGCTCAAGCTCATCGCCGATGTCGGCCTCGTGGGCCAGCCTAACGCAGGGAAGTCGACGCTGCTGTCGGTGATTTCGGCGGCCCACCCCAAGATAGCCGATTATCCGTTCACCACGCTCTCGCCGAACCTGGGCGTGGTGCAGCTGTCCGACCATCGCACGTTCGTCGTCGCCGACATCCCCGGCATCATCGAGGGCGCACACGAAGGACGCGGCCTGGGCCTCACGTTTCTGCGCCACATCGAGCGCACGCGCCTCCTTGCGTTTCTCATTCCGGTGGACACGCTCGACTGGCAAGCCGACTATGACGGCCTGCGCCGCGAAATCGCCAGCTATTCCGCCGAGCTGGCGTCCAAGCCGCACTGCGTCGTGTTCACGAAAATGGATCTGTTAGGCGAGCTCGAGGCGCCGCCAATCAGCGCGCCCGACGCGTTCGGCGTATTCGCCATCAGCGCCGCCGCCCGGCTGGGCCTCGACACGCTCCTTGCGGCGCTGTGGACCCGCCTGCTCGAGCTCCGCACCGCCGCCACCGCCCGAGCGAGCGACGCCGCGCTACCATGA